AGCGCCGCCGCCCGTCCGAGGAGCGTCCTCATCGTCCCTCCCTTCACGAGTTGCCGGCCGCGGCCGCCTTGACGCCGCGGATCTCCCCCTCGACCCGCCCGCTGAGCTTGACCCAGCGGCGCTCGAGGTTCGCGGTGAGCGCCGTCCCCCGGAAGGAGGAGGTCGGCGTCGTCAGCAGGACGGCCGCCGGCGCGAGCAGCAGCTTGCGCGCCTCGTCGTACGTCAGCTCCTCGGTCTCGAGCGCGGCCCCGTCGGCACGCGCGGCGCGCACCCTCCCGGTGAGCACCGCCGTGCGACCGCCGAAGTCGATGCGGCCGGCCTCGCTCGTGATGACCACGGGGTCGTCCCCCTGATCGCCGTACCAGGTGATCTTCACCGCCGTCAGCTGCGCCTGCTCCCCCCGCACCTCGGCCTGCTTCGCCTCCAGGATCCAGACCGTGCGGTCCATCCGCACCTCCACGTGCCGGAAGTCGCGCGTGACCATCTCCGCGTCCGCTGCCGGCGCCATCACCGCCGGCGGGGGGGCGGCGTCCTCGCCGCGATCGAGGCCCCGGAACCAGAGCACGCCGCCGGCAGACGCCGCCAGCAGCACCGCCAGCAGCAGCCGCCGCGTCACCGTCCGCAGCCGCCCGCCGCTCATCCGCGGTACCTCGCCAGCGCCGGCTCCCAGCGCCCCTGCGCCGCCAGGACGAACTCGACGAGTTCGCGCACCGCCCCGCGGCCGCCCGGGGCCGA
The genomic region above belongs to bacterium and contains:
- the lptC gene encoding LPS export ABC transporter periplasmic protein LptC — protein: MSGGRLRTVTRRLLLAVLLAASAGGVLWFRGLDRGEDAAPPPAVMAPAADAEMVTRDFRHVEVRMDRTVWILEAKQAEVRGEQAQLTAVKITWYGDQGDDPVVITSEAGRIDFGGRTAVLTGRVRAARADGAALETEELTYDEARKLLLAPAAVLLTTPTSSFRGTALTANLERRWVKLSGRVEGEIRGVKAAAAGNS